A portion of the Paucilactobacillus hokkaidonensis JCM 18461 genome contains these proteins:
- a CDS encoding nucleotidyltransferase has protein sequence MKAVGLVAEYNPLHNGHLYHLKMAKQITKADVTVAVMSGNFTQRAEPTILDKWQRTKEALSVGVDLVVELPMQYAVQPAHLFASGALSLLDSLQIDDFVFGAEHPDWDFNSLVQAENKFESTDFSKYNATYATAFNNQLIEHTGISLTEPNDILAFGYTKAKLKSKLSVNLHPVKRVGSAYHDEKIDDTSSISSASAIRKAVKNGSAGFESLVPEQTAVDLKELKDVNDWNDLYPLLRYQLIQAPLNYLAQTYQMSEGLEHRLKQAAQRASDFDAFMRLAKSKRYTYSRIQRVCLYALLQISDEQMQIKNKQLYLRILGFNHLGQEYLHQIKKTVKIPIITKVDQKSRDGQLQLDYRAGKLYEQLSGVEQDMRRRPIIV, from the coding sequence ATGAAAGCGGTTGGGCTGGTAGCAGAATATAATCCGTTGCATAACGGTCATTTGTATCATTTAAAGATGGCCAAACAGATTACCAAAGCGGATGTTACAGTTGCCGTGATGAGCGGTAATTTTACGCAGCGGGCTGAACCAACAATTTTAGACAAATGGCAACGAACTAAAGAAGCATTATCCGTTGGAGTTGATTTGGTGGTTGAATTACCAATGCAGTATGCAGTCCAACCAGCCCATCTATTTGCGAGTGGAGCACTTTCATTATTGGATAGTTTGCAGATTGACGATTTTGTTTTTGGAGCCGAACATCCAGATTGGGACTTTAATTCACTAGTTCAAGCTGAAAATAAGTTTGAGTCCACCGATTTTTCAAAATATAATGCTACTTACGCGACTGCTTTTAATAACCAGTTAATTGAGCATACTGGTATTTCTTTAACGGAACCAAATGATATTTTAGCGTTTGGATACACTAAAGCTAAACTGAAGTCAAAATTATCGGTTAACTTACATCCGGTTAAGCGCGTTGGTAGTGCCTATCATGATGAAAAAATTGATGACACCAGTTCTATTAGTAGTGCCAGTGCGATTAGAAAGGCTGTAAAAAATGGTAGTGCTGGTTTTGAATCGCTAGTACCAGAACAAACTGCGGTAGATTTAAAAGAGTTGAAGGATGTTAATGATTGGAATGATTTATATCCATTGCTGCGATATCAACTAATTCAAGCACCATTGAACTATTTGGCACAGACATATCAAATGTCTGAGGGATTAGAACATCGATTAAAACAGGCTGCACAAAGGGCTTCTGATTTTGATGCGTTTATGCGGTTGGCTAAGAGTAAACGATACACGTATTCTCGGATACAGCGAGTTTGTTTGTATGCACTTTTACAAATTAGTGATGAACAGATGCAAATTAAAAATAAACAGTTGTATTTGCGAATATTAGGTTTTAATCACCTTGGTCAAGAATATTTACATCAGATTAAGAAAACTGTTAAAATACCAATAATTACAAAAGTAGATCAAAAGAGTAGAGATGGACAGTTGCAATTAGATTACCGTGCAGGAAAGTTGTATGAACAATTATCTGGTGTAGAACAGGATATGCGACGTAGACCGATTATTGTTTAG
- a CDS encoding class I SAM-dependent DNA methyltransferase, producing the protein MIYASFAQLYDELFDEKLYVEWEEFVTAQINPNSNTLDLAGGAGRLATLLAKRNYSVDVADLSTEMLSLAEQHARENNVDIKLFEANMLDLSELSQYDNILCFADSLCYLKDLTQIETTFTQVNGHLTDNGMFLFDVITPYQTDYVYPDYMYNYEDEQHERAFLWQSYADEQQEHGVIHELTFFNQINKQNKYERVAETHFEKTYELDQYLAALKQANFSKVTVSADFGHQKINEQTTRWFFVCQK; encoded by the coding sequence ATGATTTATGCCAGCTTCGCCCAGCTATATGACGAACTATTTGACGAGAAACTATATGTTGAATGGGAAGAATTTGTCACAGCACAAATAAATCCTAATAGTAATACTTTGGACCTTGCTGGTGGGGCTGGCAGACTAGCAACTTTGTTAGCAAAACGTAATTATTCGGTTGACGTGGCGGACCTATCTACAGAAATGCTTAGCTTGGCTGAACAGCATGCCCGGGAAAACAATGTAGATATTAAATTGTTTGAGGCTAATATGCTTGATCTTAGTGAGTTGAGTCAGTACGATAACATTCTATGTTTTGCTGATTCATTGTGTTATTTAAAGGATTTAACGCAAATTGAAACCACCTTTACTCAGGTAAACGGACATTTAACTGATAATGGGATGTTTTTGTTTGATGTAATTACACCGTATCAGACGGACTATGTTTATCCTGATTATATGTATAATTATGAGGATGAGCAACATGAGCGCGCTTTTTTATGGCAAAGCTATGCTGACGAACAACAAGAACATGGTGTGATTCACGAGCTAACTTTTTTTAATCAAATTAACAAGCAAAATAAGTATGAGCGTGTTGCTGAAACTCATTTTGAAAAGACGTATGAACTTGATCAATATTTGGCGGCACTGAAACAAGCTAATTTTAGCAAAGTAACGGTTAGCGCTGACTTTGGTCATCAAAAAATTAATGAGCAGACAACACGGTGGTTTTTTGTTTGTCAAAAGTGA
- the rsfS gene encoding ribosome silencing factor, giving the protein MDSKEILKTVVRAADDKRAEDMVALDVREVSLMADYFVIMDANSKRQVQAIAEAVVDQDQASDITVKQVEGKQTGEWVLVDLGDVIVHIFQKEQREYYNLEKLWSQAPLVNIDAWMEV; this is encoded by the coding sequence ATGGATAGCAAAGAGATTTTAAAGACAGTAGTAAGGGCTGCTGATGATAAACGTGCTGAAGACATGGTTGCGTTAGATGTCAGAGAAGTTAGTCTGATGGCTGATTATTTTGTCATTATGGATGCAAATTCAAAACGACAAGTACAAGCAATTGCTGAGGCAGTGGTCGATCAGGATCAAGCATCAGATATCACAGTAAAACAAGTTGAAGGTAAACAGACTGGTGAATGGGTGCTAGTAGATTTAGGCGATGTGATTGTGCATATTTTCCAAAAAGAACAGCGTGAATACTATAATTTAGAAAAATTATGGTCACAAGCACCATTGGTTAATATTGATGCGTGGATGGAAGTATGA